The segment AAGCCTTCTCTTTATTACACTGTCTATTTCTTAGAGAAGAAGGAAGTATTGTGGATCCTTAATTCAAGAgcgttttaaaaatatacttagtaGTAGTCATGTTTAATTGAAACTATTTTGAGCAAATAAACAGGAGTAGTCAGAAGTTCTGGGCTCTTGAGTGCTTGGTAACTGTACACATTGCTGAAACCTTCTATCAGACGCTGTGAAATGCGGAGTCAGAATAAATATACAGATGTCAATGTAATCCCTGTAGATACAGAAGACAAATAAGCAGGATGCATTTGTGAAGAGATTAAAGTTCTATTATAACTTGTGCTTTTTTGAATTTTAGTTGTAGATTTGTAATGTGAAGGATTCAGATTTAAACCTCTTTCTAGAACACATCCTGCCCCTGGGGTTCCCATGGCCACCCCCACGTTTGGAGTTAACATACAGTCGTACTCATGGCTGAGATTTCTTCCAGTGATGTAGTAAGGACATAAATCTGGATCATGAGAGGAAGGGTACAGGTGGGTCCAGGGGACTCTTGGCAGGCTTGTTTATGCTCTGTCCTTCTTGTGAGAGGTCACTGAGAGCACAGTCTTCTCCTAGCAACgtaaatgtatgtgtgtgatgtTCCTGCCCAGGGAGTCCCATTGGGTTGATTAGAGGCTCCATGCCTGAGTTTTGATTGGGTGCTGGTTACGTAGGCATCCTCTGCTGAGCACATATTCAGAATTCCAGCCTCCTGGAAGGAAAGCAGGTAGTCTGCATGAATTTACCCTTATCATTTAGGGAAACTTAGATCTTGGAACTGTTTACCAAGCAGCATTCCAGATGCCAGCCAAGAACCATCCTTGCAAGCAGGTCTTTCTAAGAATAGCTGTCTCAGCCAGCTAGGTTAGCCTTTTCCACACAAATGCCTAAAGTGACTCACTATTGAAATTTTCTGTAAACACTATGTGAATACCAAAGGTCTCCATGATAATTTCTGTTTTGATCATAAGTAGAATGTTTATCATTAAATTTAGGTAGCTAAAGTAACTTGAGTGGTTATTATGTCTTAGTATGTTCCATCCATACAGGGCTTTTTATTAATGTGCCAGTGCCTGTTGTCAGTTTTAATCCATGTGTGGGAAGAAGCGGACAGTATTAGAACATTTagtacatttaaaaagaatgtttaagAAACTTAAATTACAGTGGGAAGTAATGCATTATGAAAGGATACTTCAGATGTCTCCTTTTAAAGATCATATTCAACCACCCATATGTTTTTGATTTCActggatttgtttttcttatggGAGTTTTTTGAAGAAAGTTCTTTGTTACCAGTATTTTTTACTAAAGCTGAAGTTCACTTGGCAATCtggaaatactgaaaaaataactTCTCACTCTTGGAATCAAATTGAAGAATCCTAGATACTTATAGACTAGATTTCTTGTTTATAAATGTGGAATCTGACTCAAAGTTACGTGACTGTCAGCAAAACTGCACAGCTGGTTAATTTCATCAGTTTTTAGTTGTAGAATATACACTTGAAAACATCAAAAAATACCAAAAGGTCCATGGACTAATTTTGAATTCATTTAGTAactttgaatatcttttcatgccTAATTTGgtcatttcatttattcagagAACTTAACCaatattgtttttcccttgctgtgtgTCAGACATTAATTTTAGGTGCTGGggatctttttttcttatttggaatcaAATTAAAGTATGTCTCATTGAGGGTGGCTTGGAGCTGCCTActtttctttagattttaaaGTACACTTATGTATTACATTGTATCCTGGTTCCTCAaaatatgttatttcttttttccttctctaaggtAATACTGCATTGCATGATTGTGCAGAGTCTGGAAGTTTGGACATTATGAAGATGCTTCTTATGTATTGTGCCAAGATGGAAAAGGATGGTTATGGAATGACTCCCCTTCTCTCTGCAAGTGTGACTGGTCACACAAATATTGTGGATTTTCTGACTCACCATGCACAGACCAGCAAGACAGAAAGGATCAATGCACTAGAGCTCCTGGGAGCTACATTTGTAGACAAAAAAAGAGACCTCCTTGGGGCTTTGAAATACTGGAAAAAGGCAATGAACATGAGGTACAGTGATAGGACTAATATCATTAGCAAACCAGTACCGCAGACACTAATAATGGCTTATGATTACGCCAAAGAGGTAAACAGTGCAGAAGAGCTAGAAGGTCTTATTGCTGATCCTGATGAGATGAGAATGCAGGCACTGTTAATTAGAGAACGCATTCTCGGTCCTTCTCATCCTGACACCTCTTACTATATTAGATATAGAGGTGCTGTGTATGCAGACTCTGGAAATTTCAAACGATGCATCAACCTATGGAAGTATGCTTTGGATATGCAGCAGAACAATTTGGACCCTCTCAGCCCGATGACCGCCAGCAGCCTATTATCTTTTGCAGAACTGTTCTCTTTCATGCTGCAGGATAGGGCTAAAGGCCTGCTGGGCACCACTGTTACCTTTGATGATCTTATGGGCATACTGTGCAAAAGTGTCCTTGAAATAGAGCGAGCTATCAAACAAACTCAGTGTCCAGCTGACCCATTACAGTTAAATAAGGCTCTTTCCATCATTTTGCACTTGATTTGCTTATTAGAAAAAGTTCCTTGTACTCTAGAACAGGACCATTTCAAAAAGCAGActatatacaggtttcttaagcTGCATCCAAGGGGAAAGAATAACTTCAgccctcttcatctggctgtggACAAGAATACTACCTGTGTAGGGCGGTACCCTGTTTGTAAATTTCCATCTCTGCAAGTTACTGCAATACTGATAGAATGTGGTGCTGATGTGAACGTCAGAGACTCTGATGACAACAGTCCCCTCCATATCGCTGCTCTGAACAACCATCCAGACATCATGAATCTCCTTATTAAATCAGGTGCACATTTTGATGCCACAAACTTGCACAAACAAACTGCTAGTGATCTGCTGgatgagaaggaaatagctaagAACTTGATCCAGCCTATAAACCATACCACGTTGCAGTGTCTTGCTGCCCGTGTCATAGTGAATCATAGAATATACTATAAAGGGCACATCCCAGAAAAGCTAGAGACCTTTGTTTCTCTTCACAGATGATATTTTGACTGTTAAAGCACGAATTGGTAACAGTTGTTTCATAAATGAGCACTGTTGTGATAACACCAGCATTCATTTAGCTTGATTCCATTGTGCTCTCATTGGCTAAAGCATTGTAAGCATCAAATTTACAGGATTGGTTTCCcagtatttaatataaatataccaTATAATATATTGTTTGTGAATTACTGAGAAATGAAATGTCATATTCAGTTTCTAAAATTGTCTGCCAAAGGCTTATCCATTctggttttgtttgtgtttggTGTTTGGGACAGAACCATTTTTCAGTGGTGTCTTTATACTTTTCTGATTTGTGAATTTTATACAATTGAAggtctttttttctgcttcttccctcttttctccaaacttctctcctgtttccactttatttttaacttaaccaTTTCTACTTAGCAGTTTTTCTCCCCTCAAGGGCACATGTTAAGTTGTACAACTTTATGGACTTGTTAGCATTTGCAGTTTACCATAAGTGCTTTATCTTCTCTATGCACGGGCTTCAACTTGACTGTTGTATGTGAGCATATTTCTATGCAGCAGTTGGTCAGCTTCAACTCTGAAACACTGTTAAGTACGTTACAAAGTTCATTGTATGAAAGTACTCTTGTAGCATGACAATTTGTAGAGCTACAGGTTAGCTACCAGAGCTtgagcttttttgttgttttattctttacatctgagatttctttttctaatccaCTGAAATTATTGTGTACTAAATTTGGGAAGAAAATCTATTCTAACTCATTAACCCAGTTGAGATTTAGGTCTGTCATCTTAATATATCATGCAGTAAAAGGAAGACTCTTCACAAAGAAACACACCTTTCATGCTACGCCAGCATTGTCCTGCTTGTGCCGATGATGTGATTAAATGTAGAGAATTTGCTTAAATTTAACCTCAGAGTTTATCACACAGCTTAATGGGTCTCATTGAAATATTCAATAATTGAACTGCAAATCACTTTTAGTTACTAAAAGAGCTGAAGCATGTCAGTGGCATGATGCTTGCCAAGCCAGACCTAGGCATCTAGGATAATTAAGGTATTTTAGTATGCAATTTACTGCCATAGTATCAAAGGTCAGTAacagtgttctttctttcttcaagcTTAAGTATACCTTTGAAGATAACTTGCATGGATTACTTTGGTCTCAATTATTTGTCACCAGAATTAAACACAAAAGGTTGCAGTGCTTCCTGTTCCTTCActgaaaattaacttttttcttttttttttttcttccttccttccccttgctTCCTcccttctgtctttctttctttcttttttttaacagctttgctAATGCCACAGAAAGGgctcttttaagaaaaaataagtgaaaagtaCTAAAAAAAGTTCAGGTAATTATCATTCAGCACTTTATTGTTACTCAGAATAAAATTTATGATGGCATATTTGCCTTGCCAATGTCTTAATAAAGTTGTTCTGAATAAAAAGCTCCTTATTGGTTTGAGAAAAACTCAGTTTACCTGTGAGTTTAATGAGCTGGATCACTTGGATTTTTGTGTTGGCATTTTATTCTGAGGGTGGATGTAGTGGTATTAAGAGTTGTCATTGCAAACAGTCATGTTAGGTTTATTTCATCTTTACTCAGTAAAAAACTTGTAATGAagaattgtaaataaataaaaaagctttaGACTCACTTTCTGGttaaaaaattgaagtttaattttttaaaagataccctTACTCATTTTACTAGGTTGTACATTTAATTTCACCATTGAAAAAAGTGGTTTGGATATAAATGGTTACTCTCCAAACTTTTGATGAAGAGATTTGCATATCTTGTTTACTGTGGGCAAATTTGATGAAATATTTGAACTGCCACCATTTGTGATTTAGAGAAATATTCTGGAAATATCAGACATCAATTTTTGAAGTCATTTGCCTCTAACTCTGTGGTATAAGAATTATATgcataaactttttttaaaaaaatgaaaactttgtaaGTATAGTAAATTTGCATTAGTTAATCTCAATAATTTACAGATGAAAGGTGAGCAATTGGATTTTAAGTGACTTAGTAGTCCTTTTTTGCGGATGGGGTAGGAGGACTTGACATGCTCTTACAGTAAGGCACATCTCACACTACTTTATAGGTGAATTTGAATTGTGCAACTTGAGTATAAAACAAGGATTTCTTTACATTGCATTTTCCCACCTTTGACTATAGGTAACTTAGAACTATTCCTCAGTCTTGATAACGGAAATGCATTATTTCAATTAGGATACAGTTTTGTTTGCCATCTCCCCAAATGCTCTTAGGACCTCTTGAAAAATCAGTTAGTTTAAAAGCTcaaaattatccattttattttaaaggaagttGTTTCATAAATGTGACCTCAGGCAGTGTTTAAGGCCTTTGTCAGAAAGTATTCTCAAAATTATGaggctgaattttttaaaaacttacatttgtgttgttttttaaacCAACAGATGAGTAATTTAATACTTAATGACTAATTGTACTCTCTGCTGTACACTGTAGCATGGTAATGTTGACTGGAGCTAATGTATATGATTATATTTCCATTAAAGTTCTCAGTTAGGGCCTGATGAATTTAGATGTTCCACTCTTGATCGtttctgtaaaagaaaagaaatggtaattttaCTCAGATTAAATACCAGTCTAGTTTATAAAGACAAATggattatagattttaaaaatagtcctTTTCTTCCTGTTAATTGGACAGGGACATAAGCCTACATCAGCAAAAGGTAATTTGGTGCCCAGGATGATTTTGCAGTTAAGTGATTGCTCATTTGTAAAGTGACTAGCTTAAGTTTTCAAGACCCCTATCTACTGTGACTTGGGAAAACTGTTTAGGTTATATTTGAAAAAGtagctttttaaaatcatataagcCCAGCAGAAACCCTAGGTTGAATTTTACAGGTATAATAATCCTTGTAATTTTCCCAGAATTGTGGGGGCTGGATAAAATAATAACCATATTCTTGTGCATTGTAACAGCAGTTT is part of the Bubalus bubalis isolate 160015118507 breed Murrah chromosome 11, NDDB_SH_1, whole genome shotgun sequence genome and harbors:
- the FEM1C gene encoding protein fem-1 homolog C, producing the protein MDLKTAVFNAARDGKLRLLTKLLASKSKEEVSSLISEKTNGATPLLMAARYGHLDMVEFLLERCSASIEVGGSVSFDGETIEGAPPLWAASAAGHLKVVQSLLNHGASVNNTTLTNSTPLRAACFDGHLEIVKYLVEHKADLEVSNRHGHTCLMISCYKGHKEIAQYLLEKGADVNRKSVKGNTALHDCAESGSLDIMKMLLMYCAKMEKDGYGMTPLLSASVTGHTNIVDFLTHHAQTSKTERINALELLGATFVDKKRDLLGALKYWKKAMNMRYSDRTNIISKPVPQTLIMAYDYAKEVNSAEELEGLIADPDEMRMQALLIRERILGPSHPDTSYYIRYRGAVYADSGNFKRCINLWKYALDMQQNNLDPLSPMTASSLLSFAELFSFMLQDRAKGLLGTTVTFDDLMGILCKSVLEIERAIKQTQCPADPLQLNKALSIILHLICLLEKVPCTLEQDHFKKQTIYRFLKLHPRGKNNFSPLHLAVDKNTTCVGRYPVCKFPSLQVTAILIECGADVNVRDSDDNSPLHIAALNNHPDIMNLLIKSGAHFDATNLHKQTASDLLDEKEIAKNLIQPINHTTLQCLAARVIVNHRIYYKGHIPEKLETFVSLHR